Proteins encoded in a region of the Enterococcus gilvus ATCC BAA-350 genome:
- a CDS encoding inositol monophosphatase family protein, with protein sequence MENEIIQWIYEAASKIRTGLGDALKVDQKNGRTDLVTNVDKEVQDFIVKKINEYDPEALILGEENGQDQTPIDKGRVFVIDPIDGTLNFVMQQENFCIMIAVYEEGVGQLGFIYDVMRDELFWGGPKVGKVFFNKKEIDAPENTSLRAGLIGMNAALYRKNAFHAQEIGLESMGIRVLGCAGLDFIAILKGTQIGYISMLSPWDYAAGMIMMDQLGMVSYGANRQPLTYQGREFFVGATQAAMVEIQAFDQ encoded by the coding sequence ATGGAGAATGAGATCATTCAATGGATCTATGAAGCAGCGAGTAAAATCAGGACAGGATTGGGCGATGCCTTGAAGGTCGATCAAAAAAACGGTCGCACCGATTTAGTAACGAACGTAGATAAAGAGGTACAGGATTTCATCGTCAAAAAAATCAACGAATATGATCCAGAGGCGCTGATATTGGGCGAGGAAAACGGGCAGGATCAGACACCGATCGACAAAGGGCGTGTCTTTGTGATTGATCCGATCGACGGGACATTGAATTTTGTGATGCAGCAGGAAAATTTCTGCATTATGATCGCTGTATATGAAGAAGGCGTCGGCCAGCTTGGTTTTATTTATGATGTGATGCGGGATGAGCTTTTTTGGGGTGGCCCAAAAGTCGGCAAGGTCTTCTTTAATAAGAAGGAAATCGACGCGCCTGAGAACACTTCTTTGAGAGCAGGGCTGATCGGAATGAATGCGGCTCTTTACCGAAAAAATGCGTTTCATGCACAGGAGATTGGGCTTGAATCCATGGGCATCCGTGTTTTAGGCTGTGCGGGCTTAGATTTTATCGCGATTTTGAAGGGGACTCAAATTGGATATATCAGTATGCTCAGTCCGTGGGATTATGCTGCCGGAATGATTATGATGGATCAATTAGGAATGGTCAGCTATGGGGCGAATAGGCAGCCGCTGACTTATCAAGGAAGAGAATTTTTCGTTGGTGCGACACAGGCAGCAATGGTGGAGATTCAAGCCTTTGACCAGTAA
- a CDS encoding UPF0223 family protein, giving the protein MANYSYPIDEDWSHDEITTVINFFNLVEEANENGIDKERFLNGYKRFKTVVKSIGEEKRLGREFQEVSTYSIYHTVKKAKETPSKRFKM; this is encoded by the coding sequence GTGGCAAATTATAGTTATCCAATCGATGAAGACTGGTCACACGATGAAATTACAACCGTGATAAATTTTTTCAATTTAGTCGAAGAAGCTAATGAGAATGGAATAGACAAAGAACGATTTCTAAATGGCTACAAAAGATTTAAAACAGTGGTTAAAAGTATTGGCGAGGAAAAGCGATTAGGGCGAGAATTTCAAGAAGTGAGTACGTATTCGATCTATCATACAGTCAAGAAGGCCAAAGAAACGCCGTCTAAGCGGTTTAAAATGTAG
- the lpdA gene encoding dihydrolipoyl dehydrogenase — protein MVVGDFAIELDTVVIGAGPGGYVAAIRAAEMGQKVAIIEREYIGGVCLNVGCVPSKALISAGHHYHDSLDSTMFGVTSENVKLDFAKTQDWKENEVVNKLTTGVKFLLKKHKVEIIEGEAFFVDDQTLRVIHPDSAQTYSFNNAIVATGSRPIEIPGFKFGGRVLDSTGGLALEAVPEKMVIIGGGVIGAELGGAYANLGAEVTILEGTPQILPTYEKDMVQLVEKDFKQKGIKVVTSAMAREAVDNGDSVTVRYEVDGKEETIDADYVMVTVGRRPNTNDMGLEQAGVEMTERGLITVDKQGRTNIPSIYAIGDIVPGAALAHKASYEAKIAAEAISGKKVAVDYKAMPAVAFTDPELATVGMTIKDAKEAGLEAKAFKFPFSGNGRALSLGKTEGFIRLVTTVEDNVIIGGQIAGVGASDMVSELALAIESGMNAEDIALTIHPHPSLGEIVMDASELALGMPIHI, from the coding sequence ATGGTAGTTGGAGATTTCGCCATTGAATTAGATACAGTTGTAATCGGTGCAGGACCTGGCGGCTACGTAGCCGCTATCCGCGCCGCAGAAATGGGACAAAAAGTAGCGATCATTGAACGGGAATATATTGGCGGCGTTTGTTTGAACGTCGGCTGTGTACCCTCGAAAGCCTTGATTTCTGCTGGACACCATTACCACGATTCACTTGACTCGACAATGTTCGGCGTGACAAGCGAAAACGTGAAGTTAGATTTTGCTAAAACGCAAGATTGGAAAGAAAACGAAGTCGTTAATAAATTAACGACAGGCGTAAAATTTTTACTGAAGAAACACAAAGTGGAGATCATCGAAGGCGAAGCGTTTTTTGTTGATGATCAAACATTACGGGTGATTCATCCGGATTCAGCACAAACGTATTCATTTAACAATGCCATTGTCGCAACAGGTTCTCGTCCAATCGAGATCCCAGGCTTCAAATTTGGCGGACGTGTGTTGGACTCTACTGGTGGATTGGCTTTAGAAGCTGTACCAGAAAAAATGGTCATTATTGGCGGAGGCGTCATCGGTGCGGAATTAGGCGGCGCATATGCGAACCTTGGTGCGGAAGTGACGATCCTTGAAGGAACGCCGCAAATCCTGCCAACCTATGAAAAAGACATGGTTCAGCTTGTCGAAAAAGATTTCAAACAAAAAGGTATCAAGGTCGTGACCTCTGCAATGGCACGTGAAGCTGTAGATAACGGCGACAGTGTTACAGTACGCTATGAAGTAGACGGAAAAGAAGAAACGATCGATGCAGACTACGTGATGGTCACTGTCGGACGTCGTCCAAACACGAATGACATGGGCTTGGAACAAGCCGGTGTCGAAATGACGGAACGCGGATTGATCACTGTAGACAAACAAGGACGTACGAATATCCCTAGTATTTATGCTATTGGTGATATCGTTCCTGGCGCAGCGTTGGCCCATAAAGCCAGCTATGAAGCAAAAATTGCCGCTGAGGCGATTTCTGGTAAAAAAGTAGCGGTTGATTACAAAGCAATGCCGGCTGTTGCTTTTACTGATCCAGAATTAGCTACAGTAGGTATGACGATCAAAGATGCGAAAGAAGCGGGTCTGGAAGCGAAAGCATTCAAATTCCCATTCTCTGGTAACGGTCGTGCCTTGTCATTAGGCAAAACAGAAGGCTTTATCCGTTTGGTTACAACAGTCGAAGACAATGTGATCATTGGCGGGCAAATTGCCGGTGTTGGTGCTAGTGATATGGTTTCTGAGTTGGCGTTGGCCATCGAATCAGGAATGAACGCGGAAGACATCGCATTGACGATCCATCCGCACCCATCATTAGGTGAAATTGTAATGGATGCCTCTGAGCTAGCTTTAGGGATGCCGATCCATATTTAA
- a CDS encoding dihydrolipoyllysine-residue acetyltransferase, with amino-acid sequence MAYQFKLPDIGEGIAEGEIVKWFVQAGDTINEDDTLLEVQNDKSVEEIPSPVTGTVKKIIVDEGTVANVGDVLVEIDAPGHEDNEGDAGVAAESQTPEAPAAEPTVESGSSESNSSDNGGGVFQFKLPDIGEGIAEGEIVKWFVKAGDTIEEDDTLLEVQNDKSVEEIPSPVTGTIKKVIVDEGTVANVGDVLVEIDAPGHNDASASSSESSAPAEAPKAEAKGDSSVVEASNPDKRVLAMPSVRQYAREKDVDISQVTATGKGGRVTKEDINTFVSGGGQAAPAKADEKPTETTTSTSGASAKAEKPAQAFSSTMGEMETREKLTPTRKAIAKAMVNSKHTAPHVTLHDEVEVSKLWDHRKKFKQVALDNGTKLTFLPYVVKALTATVKKYPVLNASIDDAAQEIVYKNYYNIGIATDTDHGLYVPNVKNADTKGMFKIADEINEKAALAHDGKLSGDDMRNGTITISNIGSVGGGWFTPVINYPEVAILGVGTIAQQPIVNDEGELAVGRVMKLSLSFDHRIVDGATAQKAMNNIKRLLADPELLLMEG; translated from the coding sequence ATGGCTTACCAATTTAAATTGCCTGACATCGGTGAAGGCATCGCTGAAGGCGAAATCGTCAAATGGTTCGTCCAAGCTGGCGACACAATTAATGAAGATGATACATTATTAGAAGTACAAAACGATAAATCAGTGGAAGAAATTCCCTCTCCAGTAACTGGAACGGTTAAAAAAATTATTGTAGACGAAGGAACCGTAGCGAATGTCGGTGACGTATTAGTGGAAATCGATGCGCCGGGACACGAAGACAATGAAGGCGACGCAGGTGTCGCAGCAGAATCTCAAACACCGGAAGCACCAGCAGCAGAACCAACTGTCGAAAGCGGATCAAGCGAAAGCAATAGTTCTGACAATGGCGGCGGCGTTTTCCAATTCAAATTACCAGATATCGGTGAAGGAATTGCAGAAGGTGAGATCGTTAAGTGGTTTGTTAAAGCTGGCGACACGATCGAAGAAGACGATACATTGCTAGAAGTACAAAACGATAAATCAGTAGAAGAAATCCCTTCTCCAGTAACTGGAACAATCAAAAAAGTCATCGTAGACGAAGGTACAGTCGCTAATGTTGGCGATGTATTGGTCGAAATCGATGCACCTGGACACAATGATGCCAGTGCTTCTTCAAGCGAAAGCTCTGCACCTGCAGAAGCGCCAAAAGCAGAAGCAAAAGGTGATTCTTCCGTCGTCGAAGCAAGCAACCCTGACAAACGTGTGTTGGCTATGCCATCTGTTCGTCAATATGCTCGTGAAAAAGACGTTGATATCTCTCAAGTAACAGCTACTGGTAAAGGTGGACGTGTGACAAAAGAAGACATCAACACATTCGTTTCTGGCGGCGGACAAGCTGCACCAGCGAAAGCAGACGAAAAACCAACAGAAACAACGACGTCAACTTCAGGTGCTTCAGCGAAAGCGGAAAAACCTGCGCAAGCATTTAGTTCAACTATGGGCGAAATGGAAACTCGCGAGAAATTGACACCAACACGTAAAGCTATTGCCAAAGCAATGGTCAACAGCAAGCATACTGCTCCTCATGTAACGTTGCATGATGAAGTAGAAGTGTCTAAGCTTTGGGATCACCGTAAGAAATTCAAACAAGTGGCTCTAGACAATGGCACAAAATTAACCTTCTTGCCTTACGTCGTTAAAGCGTTGACTGCGACTGTGAAGAAATACCCAGTCTTAAACGCATCGATCGATGATGCGGCACAAGAGATCGTTTATAAAAATTACTACAATATCGGTATTGCAACGGACACCGATCATGGATTATATGTACCAAATGTGAAAAATGCGGACACTAAAGGCATGTTCAAGATCGCTGATGAAATCAACGAAAAAGCGGCCTTGGCACATGATGGGAAATTATCAGGAGACGATATGCGTAATGGAACTATTACGATCTCAAATATCGGTTCAGTGGGCGGCGGCTGGTTCACACCAGTCATCAACTACCCTGAAGTTGCGATCCTTGGCGTTGGTACGATTGCGCAACAACCAATCGTCAATGACGAAGGCGAATTAGCGGTTGGCCGTGTGATGAAACTTTCATTAAGCTTCGACCATCGCATCGTTGATGGGGCGACAGCGCAAAAAGCGATGAACAATATCAAACGTTTATTAGCTGACCCAGAATTATTATTAATGGAAGGATGA